The Candidatus Cloacimonadota bacterium genomic interval CAACTGATCGGAATTCAACATCCCAGAGATGTTAATGATGTTATTGCTGTTCTAGCTATAAAAGACAGGGCAGTAGTTACCTCCGGAGATTATGAGAGATACTTTGATCATGAAGGTCGGAGATATCATCATATAATAGATGCTTTGACAGGATATCCTGTAGATAACATCTTTTCCGTAACAGTACTGGCACCCAATACTACTTTAGCTGATGTGTTATCAACAGCCATCTTTCTTCTCACACCCGAGGAGGGAATTAATTTGATCAAGTCTTATTCTGATACGGAATGTGTAATATACTATCACGATGGTGAGGAGATAGTATCTTTAAGATCTGAAGGGATCAGAGACTTAATAGTCACAGACTAAATTCGATGTTGCAGATAAATAGTGAGTGAATAATGTTAAGCAAAGATATTCAAAATTTACCCGACTCCCGCAAAGAGAAGATAGACAAAGTAGGGGTTAAGAACCTCAAGTATCCGATCATAGTACAAGACAGAGTAAATGAATTACAAAAAACCATTGCTGAGATAGATTTCTTTGTTGAATTACCGCACCATTACCGCGGTACACATATGAGCAGATTTATTGAAGTCCTTAATCAATACCATCAAGAAGATTTCATTGAAAATCTACCCCATATTTTAGCAAGCATCAAGCAGAAACTATCTGCAGACAGAGCATATATAACCCTTAAATTCCCTTACTTTATGGAGAAAAAAGCACCGGTATCCGGTATAGCCTCTTTATTAAATTATAATTGTACTTTCGTTGCTTCACTTTCTGAACAATATAAGCTCACAATAGGGGTAGAAGTTCCAATTACAACCGTTTGTCCCTGTTCAAAAGAGATCAGTCAACAGGGAGCACATAATCAGAGATCAATTGTGACTGTGCTCCTCACTTATAATGGTTTCATCTGGCTGGAAGAGATCATTGAGTATGTCGAATCAATTGCCAGCTCAGAAGTTTATCCTCTGTTAAAGAGAGAGGACGAAAAATTCCTGACAGAAAAGGGTTATGAAAACCCTAAATTTGTGGAAGATATCGTTAGGGATTTAGCAATATTACTCAAAAAAGACAAAAGAATAACCGGCTTTAAAATATCCTCTGAGAATTATGAATCAATACATAATCATAATGCTTATGCCTATTTAGAGTGGGAACGGAAGAAAGACACAGACTAAAGTCTATGTTACGGAAAAAGGAAATATGCAAGAAGATAAAATAGTCGCTAATATAAGTTCAAAGACCCTTAATAACGGATTTAAAACTATCATGGCTCCGCATCATGCTCATCCTGTAATATCTCTACAGCTATTTGTCAGGATCGGTTCATGCTGGGAATCTGAGCAGGAAGCAGGATATTCACATCTCATGGAGCATCTGGTCTTTAAATCAACAAAAAAGTTCCCGGCGAATGCATTAACAGTCAGAGCTTCTTATCTGGGGAGTAACATCAATGCCTATACTGAATTCGATTCTACCTGTTATTATCTAACTCTCTCATCTCAGTTTTCTAATGATGGTTTGGAAATATTGAGTGAACTGGTCCGTCAGGCAAATTTTTCTACTAAAGAATTCTCTTATGAAAAGGGGGTTGTACTCGAAGAACTGAATCAGTATCAGAATGATCCGGAAGATCACTTTCTGGAAGAGATCCCGAAACTCTATTTTATTGAAAGCCCCTTTAAAAAACCGATTATCGGAGACAGGGATTCTTTGACTAAAGCGACAAGAGCTAAATTGAATCAGTTTTATAAAAAGTATTACATACCTCAGAATTGTTATTTAGTTGTTAGTGGAGATTTTAATAAACAGGAGCTTTTAGAGCAAGTCGAATTCTATTTCGGAGATTGGCAACCCGGTGATTTAGCCATCCAACATGAAAAGGTGACAACCTATCCGGAATCTTTCATAATAAAATCTCTCCCTAAAAATGTTGCTAAATCAATGCTCGGGTTTGTACTGCCTGAATTGTCAGATAAGAACCCCGAATCACATACATTAGGTCTGATTACTCGTATTTTTGCCATTGGTAAGAAATCACGACTATATCGTCGCCTCTTTGTAAAAGAAAAACTGGTAGATCAGATCAGAGTAGAATCATTTACAGGGATCAATGACGGTATCTCGGTAATATTGATCATACCTAAAAGTAATGCAGATATTGAGCAAATAATCGAGATCTTTTTAGAAGAGTTTGAGTTGATCAGGCATTTCGGTTTCAGTATTGATGAATTCAATGAAGCAAAAACCGAACTACTCCATTCGCACCGCTACTCTTTTGAATATATGCGATATTTAGGCATGAGTTTGGGGACAGAGGAGATGTTAGGAGATTACAAACTCTTTATTGAATATCCCAAGATGTTAAAGAAGATCTCTGAGAGATCGGTCTATGATATCCTTAAAAAGTATTATAATTTTCAGCAGTTAGGTATATTTCATCTCGGCAAGAACTTTTCTATAGAGGATAAGATAAAAGCTCGGGTCAAAGAGCTACAAGTAAAAAAGATCAAGAATGGTGCTATAAAGAGTGATTTTTACGAAACAAGTCTTCCCAGTGGTACTAAGGTCTTGTTTAAAAGGGTTGTAGGAAGACCAACCATAGGCATTACAGCAGCTTTTAGAGTTTCACAGCTTAATGAAATCACTGAAAACAGGGGGATAAATCTCCTGACTTCTATTATGTTACTATATGGTAATCAAAGAAATTCTTATGACCAGTTACTGGAATTTTGTTCTCAACACGGTATTCAGATAGATATTACAGCTCAAGAAGAAGTTACTTTAGTCAAAGTAAAGTGTTTTACCGAAATGTTTGCCACCAGTTTGGAGCTATTGGCTGATATTATTAAGTATCCATTATTTCCGGCAGAGCATTTTCATAATATTCAAAAGACTCTCTTGAGTAATCTAGAAAGGGTAAAGGATTTTCCTGTGTACTATGCTGCATATCTCTGGAAACGGCAGTTTTTTGGCAGAGATAGTAACTTATTGGAACGAGAAGGTACAAAAACAACACTCCGTAAGTTAACCCGTAAGCAAATATTGAACTGGTTCTATGAACATTACAATAGCTCTCAAATGATTCTGTCTATTGTTGGTGATTTTGATTTCGAAGACACTCTCTTCAATTGTGAAAGGATCTTTCGCGGAGAAAAGAGCAAAACAATTATATCGAAGCAAAAGGTTATCTTTTCACCCAATAAACTTCATAAGCGAAATACTCTACCTCAGAATCAACAAGCGATAATTCATATTGGGGGTTTGGGTTGTTCTGCTCAGGAAATTGAGAAAAATACAGCTTTTCACCTCCTCGCTCAGGTTATTGGTGGTGATATGAATTCCCGTTTAACTAATGAGTTACGTGAGAAGAGAGGGTGGGCATATACTACCGGTTTTGATTATCTTTCAACGCAGGAGATAGGTTTTTTTGTGGCCAGCGCTATGGTAGATAAGAAGAAAAGTAAACAGGCCTATGCACTGATGATCAAGATATTAGAAGATATCAAGAAAAAGGGTGTTACGGAAGAAGAGCTGGAAATAGCAAAAAATACAGTCAGAGGACAGCGTCTGAGAGCCGAAGAGAGTGTTTTGGGTCAAGCTTCTGCTTTAGCTATGTTAGATCTTTTAGGTTATGGTTATGAGTATTATCTGAAACGGGAAGAAAGATTACAAAAGGTGACGACAAAAGATCTGCAGAATATTGCCCGTGAGTATTTCAAAGTCAAAAACCTTTACTGTCATTTCTTAGAGTAATAATGATCACTGCAGGTATTGATATAGGTTCTCGTAATACGAAAATAATCTTCTGGGATACTGATCTGGCAAAGATGGTCTGCAAAAAAGTAGTAACTACCGGAACAGAACCTCAAAGAACGGCTCAAAAACTTTTAGCAGATAGTTTGGTATCACTAAATATACATGATAAAAACATTCCCTTCAATTCAACTGGTTATGGAAGAAAATTGATCAACTCTGATCACATCTCTGAGATCAGTTGTCATGCAAGAGGGATCAGGCAGTTAATACCTACCACCATGACTATTATCGATATTGGTGGTCAGGACTCAAAAGTTATCAGCTTGGATAGAGAACATCATATAATTGAATTTGCTATGAATGACAAATGTGCAGCCGGTACAGGAAGTTTTCTGGAAAGAATATCTGAATTATTCAATGTTCCTCTCTCTTCATTAGGTGAGTTAGCACTTCAATCACAAGAGAATGTTGATATTTCGAGCACCTGTGTTGTTTTTGCTGAATCAGAGATAATCTCTTTGATCAATCGCAACACTTCTCAGAATGATATCCTGATGGGAATTCATCGCTCTATAGCGAAAAGAGTAAAAAATCTGTTATCTAATATCCAATGGCAACCCCCGGTAACTTTGACCGGTGGTGTAGCTCTTAATTTAGGGGTACAAAAAGCTTTAGAAGATGAACTACAAACAAAGATATCTGTTCCTGATGAACCAATCTTTTCCGGTGCTTTAGGTGCCGCTTTTTTTGCTGCTAATCTTGAGTAGGAATAATGGCTGTTTACATAGGAAAGTAGAATTATATAAAAGAAAAGAATTGCTTGACTCGATAAAATCTTTTTTATAGTTAAAAAAATAATTTTGAGTTTAATGATGAAGATAATCAACTACAGATCATACTTTTTCTTGTTTTCTACACTATTACTCTTTTTCTTTAGCGGTATATTTACTACTGTGTTAGGTAAAGATAATGATCTGTGGAAGAGATTTACTACTGAGTTAGAAATATCTGATCTGGATCGGGAGTACTATCAGGAAGCTCTGTTAGCTAAAAATAATTCGGATTGGGATACTGCCTTTTCATCATTAGAGAAAATAAGCGACCCTTTAAGCAGAAAAGAGTATGTCTTATTATTCCCGGAGCTCTATTTCCTTTCTAGCTCTTATGCAGAGGTGTTTGATTACATTGATAACTTACCCCTAAGGGTAAAGATTGTTCTTTTTGATGATCTGATCGAGTATTATATCTTATCAGCATTAAACACAGAACAATATGAAAAGATATCAGAGTTTATCGAGTTGCAGAGAGAGTATTTTTCTGAAGAGATCCATAGCATCTATAAACAAACTCTCTATAATTTGCTGGTTAATGGGAAAAATGAGCAGGTTATTGATTTGACCGATATATTCCCCAATTCAATATATCATCCGGGAGAGAAGAATTTTATCTTGGGAATAGCTTATTATAATTTACAGTATTACCGGTTATCTTATGCTTTTATGCGAAATGTCCTCGATTCGGGAAACGAGATGCTCCTAACCAGTGCGTATGATTATATTTCACTGATATCTTATTATCTCCAAGATGATTCTTTGTTACCGGAAGATTTAACTCTTCTATCAAATAGAGCCCGGTTTAATCTTATCCTTTATGTATTAGAAAATAGCTTGATTGATGAAGCTAATTCACTCTCTTTACTTCTTGAAAATGATTATCACAGATCTCTCATTGACCTCTTTATAGCTTGGGAAAACAATCATTTTAAAACAGCAGCAACACTTTTAACTTCCATCGAAGAAGAAGACTTAGATAACTATCCTTTGTTAAATCTCATTATGGGAGAGACTTTTTATCATAACCGTCGATTTAGAGAAGCAGAAGCAAAATTCAGGAAATATCTGACCTTTAACGCTATTGATGAACAATATGCCAATCATTCTATGGGTTATTGCTTTTACGGTTATTATAGGTTCAATAGTACTGCCTACTATTGGATGAAGAATCTGCAAGAAGAGAAGAGTTTTTATGATTCATTAGCAGTGTATAATTTAGCCCAGTTATATAGTCATACAGAAAATTACCATACTGCCCTTCACTATTTTAACAATTTCATCACTAAATATTCATTACCGGAAAATGATCAGAGCTTCGTAATAAATCATTTAAAAACCCTTGAAGGAACTGGTGAATTTGCCAGATACATAAGTTTCTTTGAAGACAATTATACTGGCTTACCGATGGAAGAGCGAATAGCTATTCTCCGCAAGATTGGTGAACATTATGAAAAGCAAAGAAATCAAAGGAAAGCACTGGAATATTATTCACGAATCTTAGAGTATAAAACTGATTATAGATTAATTCTCAAGACAGAGAGGATCCGCTTTAATTTAGGTGAATATAGAGACTCCGAAGATTTTATACTAACTCTGTTAGAAGAATATCCCGAGAGTGACTTTAATATTCGACTTGCTAATGATCTTTCCAAATTCTATCTCAATCAGAGACAGTATAACAAGGCACTATCATTTATTGGAGATTTCTTAGATAATCATGAAGAATCAGTTGGTACCGATTCTCTACTATTCTTTGACGGCTTAGCTCATAAAGAGCTGAAAAATATAGATAAAGCGTTGGATATTCTACTAAATCTACATCAAACGACAGATATTGATAACATTCGTCAGTTATCCCGTCAGCAGATCGAGCAGATCCTTTTAGTACAAGACTCCAGAAAGAGCATTACCCTACTCATTGATATTCTGGAAGATTGTGAAGATGAAGAGATCGGGTTCGATTATTTGCGTATTCTGGCAAGGGTCTATGAAAAGGCGTACCTCTATAATGAAGCCAATGAAATCTATCATATACTAATCGAGCAAGATGTACAATCAAATGATCAGGAGTTGTTCTATTTAATTGCTGTAAATGAGATATATCAGAAGAGATATGAAATCGCTTTAGATTACATTGAGCAGATCTTGACGGACGAATCAAGTATTTATTTTACAGACGCACTGTTTTTGAAATATTTAGCCGAGTATTCACTTGGTAATCTTTACAAAGCACTTAATACTCTATTAACCCTCTATTATGATTATAAAAAATCACCACCAAGTTTTGATATAGTCAATAATCTTATCGAATTACTGATTGAAATGGACCTGAAACTCTTTGCCTGGCATTTCATGGGAGAGTATTATCCCCACGCTACAAGGTCTGAAGAATTCACTCTCCAGAAATTTGGAGACTATTTAATCCAGGAATTGGATACAGATATTATCTATCTAAACCAGATCATGGATATTAGAACAATCATATTTCTTACGATAAAGGTTCTGGAGGATTATGATTGGAACGTTCTGGAGGACCATGAAGATTGATTATCATATTCACAGCATGTATAGTGCTGATAGTGATTTAGAAATGCAAGCAGTGATCTCCAAAGCGATTGAAAGAAGTTATGATGAGATTGCTTTTACAGATCATTTTGATCTACTTTCTTCAGAGATTGCTGTTTGGGGTATTCCTTCATATCAGAAATATTCCGAAGCAGTATCTTTTCTGAAGAATCAAAATCTTTCTATCAGCATACTAAAAGGTGTCGAACTTGGTGAGTATCATCGATGTCACACTATAGTAGATGAAGTATTAAAAACTACTGAAGAACCAGATCTGAAAATTGCTTCTATTCATGTGCTTCCTGAGGGCAGTAATATCTCCGTACCCTTAACAGTAGAGATAACACCCGAATTTATTCGTACTTATTATTTGGAGAATCTGGCTCTTGTTGAGTATGGTAATTTCGATATCCTAGGTCATTTAGGCATCTATAAAAGATATCTGCCTCATGAACCTGATGAGAAGCAAGTCTTAGAGCTTATCAAAGAGATATTATCTCTTTTAATTAAGAAAAGTATTGCTCTGGAGGTCAATTTATCAGGGATGAGGAACTCTTACCGTAAGTTGATTCCTGTACCGGAATATCTGACTCTTTTTAAAAGTATGGGGGGTGAGTTGATAACTATTGGCTCGGATTCTCATAAAATTGAGCATTTTGATTCTCACTATGAAGAAGCTCTACAACAGCTATTAGATTGTGGTTTTACTCATCAAGCCAGAAAAACTCCTTCGGGTTGGACAATGGAGAAGATTCAAGTTTGAATAAATTACTCATTAAAACAGGTCTTGTAGAGGTTATTCAGAATCTTCATCACAATTATCCTATTAAAAAGGGCGACCACCAGTCGCCCCTATAGTTCAATTTTAACAGATTTTTTCTTTTCTCTGTGTTTCTATGGTTTTAATCTAATACCATATTTTGCATGATATTACGAGCATTGTAATGCCCTAATTTAGCAGCTTTTCTGAGATATTGTAAGCTTTTGAGATACTCTTCTTGTAAATAGTATGTTAAGGAGAGATTATTATAGGGTACCGGGTTTTCCGGATCAAGTTCGATTGCTTGTATATAGGCAGCTTCGGCTTCTTCATAAAGACCGAGCATTCTATAGCAATCCCCCATATTCGAATATGAGTAATCATCCTCTGGATTGATAGCAATAGACTT includes:
- the folE2 gene encoding GTP cyclohydrolase FolE2, with amino-acid sequence MLSKDIQNLPDSRKEKIDKVGVKNLKYPIIVQDRVNELQKTIAEIDFFVELPHHYRGTHMSRFIEVLNQYHQEDFIENLPHILASIKQKLSADRAYITLKFPYFMEKKAPVSGIASLLNYNCTFVASLSEQYKLTIGVEVPITTVCPCSKEISQQGAHNQRSIVTVLLTYNGFIWLEEIIEYVESIASSEVYPLLKREDEKFLTEKGYENPKFVEDIVRDLAILLKKDKRITGFKISSENYESIHNHNAYAYLEWERKKDTD
- a CDS encoding insulinase family protein, with the translated sequence MQEDKIVANISSKTLNNGFKTIMAPHHAHPVISLQLFVRIGSCWESEQEAGYSHLMEHLVFKSTKKFPANALTVRASYLGSNINAYTEFDSTCYYLTLSSQFSNDGLEILSELVRQANFSTKEFSYEKGVVLEELNQYQNDPEDHFLEEIPKLYFIESPFKKPIIGDRDSLTKATRAKLNQFYKKYYIPQNCYLVVSGDFNKQELLEQVEFYFGDWQPGDLAIQHEKVTTYPESFIIKSLPKNVAKSMLGFVLPELSDKNPESHTLGLITRIFAIGKKSRLYRRLFVKEKLVDQIRVESFTGINDGISVILIIPKSNADIEQIIEIFLEEFELIRHFGFSIDEFNEAKTELLHSHRYSFEYMRYLGMSLGTEEMLGDYKLFIEYPKMLKKISERSVYDILKKYYNFQQLGIFHLGKNFSIEDKIKARVKELQVKKIKNGAIKSDFYETSLPSGTKVLFKRVVGRPTIGITAAFRVSQLNEITENRGINLLTSIMLLYGNQRNSYDQLLEFCSQHGIQIDITAQEEVTLVKVKCFTEMFATSLELLADIIKYPLFPAEHFHNIQKTLLSNLERVKDFPVYYAAYLWKRQFFGRDSNLLEREGTKTTLRKLTRKQILNWFYEHYNSSQMILSIVGDFDFEDTLFNCERIFRGEKSKTIISKQKVIFSPNKLHKRNTLPQNQQAIIHIGGLGCSAQEIEKNTAFHLLAQVIGGDMNSRLTNELREKRGWAYTTGFDYLSTQEIGFFVASAMVDKKKSKQAYALMIKILEDIKKKGVTEEELEIAKNTVRGQRLRAEESVLGQASALAMLDLLGYGYEYYLKREERLQKVTTKDLQNIAREYFKVKNLYCHFLE
- a CDS encoding 2-hydroxyglutaryl-CoA dehydratase; the protein is MITAGIDIGSRNTKIIFWDTDLAKMVCKKVVTTGTEPQRTAQKLLADSLVSLNIHDKNIPFNSTGYGRKLINSDHISEISCHARGIRQLIPTTMTIIDIGGQDSKVISLDREHHIIEFAMNDKCAAGTGSFLERISELFNVPLSSLGELALQSQENVDISSTCVVFAESEIISLINRNTSQNDILMGIHRSIAKRVKNLLSNIQWQPPVTLTGGVALNLGVQKALEDELQTKISVPDEPIFSGALGAAFFAANLE
- a CDS encoding histidinol-phosphatase HisJ family protein, which gives rise to MKIDYHIHSMYSADSDLEMQAVISKAIERSYDEIAFTDHFDLLSSEIAVWGIPSYQKYSEAVSFLKNQNLSISILKGVELGEYHRCHTIVDEVLKTTEEPDLKIASIHVLPEGSNISVPLTVEITPEFIRTYYLENLALVEYGNFDILGHLGIYKRYLPHEPDEKQVLELIKEILSLLIKKSIALEVNLSGMRNSYRKLIPVPEYLTLFKSMGGELITIGSDSHKIEHFDSHYEEALQQLLDCGFTHQARKTPSGWTMEKIQV